CGTTGCGGGACCGGTCAGGGACATCGTGTAATCGGTGACCCAGGTCTCACTACCCCCGTTCGGGGGTGAAGGAGCGAACGAAGGAGTACGCGGTGGCCGAACACGTCGAGGGGGTGGAGCTGCGGGCCGCGCTGCTGCGCATGCGGCGCGCCACCGGCCTTCCGGTCGCCTTCGGCGGTCTGCTGCGGGGCGACGGCCGGCGGATGCGGATCGCCGAGCTGAGCGGTGCGCTCACGCCGGCGCTGGACGGCCTGGCGATCTCGACGGGCAGCGGCCTCGGTGGGAAGGCCCTGGCGCTCTCGCGGCCGTGCGCGGTGACGGACTATCCCTCCGCGCGGCACATCACGCACGAGTACGACGGCCCGGTGTCGGCGGAGGGGCTGCGCTCGGTGATCGCGGTCCCCGTCGTCGTCCGCCGGAAGGTGCGCGGCGTGCTGTACGGGGCGCTGCGCGACGCCCTGCCGATCGGCGACCGCACCTTCGACGCGGCGATGGCGGCCGCCCGGGACGTCGAGCAGGCGCTCGCGGTACGCGACCGCGCCCAGGAGGCGGGCGTCCCGTCGTGGGACGAGGTCCGGCGGGCGCACGGGGAGCTGCGGGACCTGGCGCCGCGGATCGACGACCCGGAGCTGCGGGAGCGGCTCCTGGCGGTCTGCGGCCGGCTCGCCTCGGCGACCGGCGGGACCGGCGCCGCCCCGGAGCTTTCGCTGGCCCCCCGGGAGCTGGACGTGCTGGCGGCCGTGGCCACGGGAGCCACGAACGCGGCGGCGGCGGAGCGGCTGGGGCTGCGGCCGGAGACGGTGAAGGCGTACCTGCGCTCGGCGATGCGGAAGCTGGGGGCGCACACACGGCTGGAAGCGGTGGTGGCGGCCCGCGGGGCGGGGCTGCTCCGGTAAGGGTGAGGGGTCAGTCCTCGAAACGGACGTCGTGGTCGGCGACGTCCGACGCGAGCACCGAAAGGGTGCGGCCGGCCTCCTCCTGGAGCGCCGCGCGCTGGGCGCGGGTGGGGGCGGCGAAGGGCTGGAGGGTCATGACGACGCTGTTCTTGCCGACCCCGTTCCTGCCGGTGTCCAGCCGCCAGGTCCCGGCGAGGAATCCGTCGAGCAGGAAGGTGGGGTGCGCCTGGTTCCCCGACCAGGTGCGGCCCTTGTACTCCGGCGGGACGACGCGGCTGCGGTCGGCGTGCGAGAGGAGCAGGTTGTCGAACTCGGCGAGGAGGCGCGGCGGGGCCGGGGTGTCGGCGTCGGGCCGGGGGGCGTCGGGGAGGTCGAAGAGCTCGACGCCGTTCTCGTCCTGGAGGACCAGGAGCTCCGGCCGCAGCCGCTCGAATGCCTCTCGCAGCCCGGTCAGCATGGACCAGGCCTGCATGTCCTTGACGGAGGCGGGGCCGAAGGCGGCGAGGTAGCGGCGGACGGTCTCGTCCGGCGCGGGCGGCGGGTCGGCGACGGGACGGCCGAACCAGTGCTCGGCGG
This sequence is a window from Streptomyces sp. HUAS YS2. Protein-coding genes within it:
- a CDS encoding helix-turn-helix transcriptional regulator; protein product: MAEHVEGVELRAALLRMRRATGLPVAFGGLLRGDGRRMRIAELSGALTPALDGLAISTGSGLGGKALALSRPCAVTDYPSARHITHEYDGPVSAEGLRSVIAVPVVVRRKVRGVLYGALRDALPIGDRTFDAAMAAARDVEQALAVRDRAQEAGVPSWDEVRRAHGELRDLAPRIDDPELRERLLAVCGRLASATGGTGAAPELSLAPRELDVLAAVATGATNAAAAERLGLRPETVKAYLRSAMRKLGAHTRLEAVVAARGAGLLR
- a CDS encoding winged helix DNA-binding domain-containing protein — translated: MAAQKNAHPVLTRRALNRATLDRQLLLRRSARPAEDAVRHLVGLQAQNTKPPYYALTARLDGFRPEDLSALMESRAVARMVTMRSTIHTHTADDCLALRPLMQAGGPDRELKVFHKRLDGVDLDRLAALSRAAVEEKPRPVKELRTLLLAEWPDADPLALTVAARCILPLVQVTPRGLWGRSGQVALTTAEHWFGRPVADPPPAPDETVRRYLAAFGPASVKDMQAWSMLTGLREAFERLRPELLVLQDENGVELFDLPDAPRPDADTPAPPRLLAEFDNLLLSHADRSRVVPPEYKGRTWSGNQAHPTFLLDGFLAGTWRLDTGRNGVGKNSVVMTLQPFAAPTRAQRAALQEEAGRTLSVLASDVADHDVRFED